One window of the Chitinophaga niabensis genome contains the following:
- a CDS encoding RHS repeat-associated core domain-containing protein — protein MKLIHPGRPKALLFYVSILSSCFVQAQSHPDAIYPIPPNPAYTLLHKDINLFTGDVNNTFDLIGITGNNVSFNLTALYNSRSAALNNANPNGYQNNALGGNGWKLMDYPKIAKDASGIYMLDGYAVYPLTQTGTNTYTPGGKYYLWQVSLINNSSWDIATAEGLHYLFNTRSVPLPNANVWNMTTIKDAVWGDSLRFNYSGTGNLTSVNNTSGDTLLLNYNGILQSVTHRKNGNLIANIGLSYQQVNGHPNLSAIKHYHQVYGQHADQMAGGYNFTYWPNTGNNYANAMATFTDQAGAVTTYSYIPNAGGNSYRTVQLAVNDGYSNNSGDTTDLNTYTAIVYDTTNVITDLSGIYHYYNIVNTYPGIRYGMPYNYGSITYGFLNGLPAQSLKQLPGGYSIGSVHSPALQGCQYLYLVNSDTSNITTTLHYWSGNTFPQLDKFYNQLHGVGKWVSYTYGTPYNLIVQVATSRRTPEPLSPAVNTDSVTTSIQYAFQQYPALAAPNIHLISATAGEIESVQEDLQGAFKITACKCTQWTQWNQQGLPGSSGNWGPWKRVSMRDSLATVEDCPTITASSSQWIVNTTYNSRNQAGFATDSSDATGDRDAAIYAVSPNAGRLVAQFTNASVTNQEAAYTGFESYENSSGWNPDQGTVTNAYSHTGRSCYMPGAGGYPLNRFRPVRQNQVYRYGFWYRMDTLSAYMQYQYFDSLNNRYETKAYPLLPTNGKWTWFSCVMDFPAEQILHPNVIFQVDTYIYTNDPQSNLAVDDVSFMPVNSSFDASVYETHRGFTTASLGMNGQATFYVRDRYNKTIAEIGPGSGDQISQVTIPYNSREGSLHTTGKDTFDPIYPNMSLNLNAHKGGTWDPFANPNSKVFPASGMVNMQIINNWLTTTGSPASATFAGNINQENIALYTEIFPDSLTANSETGFAFQLDSLAAGKDSIISTSTLKFVLTQGFAKLYHGNMICKTQPLMHVPHYNTMMVTISNGNFLIAYLNGRYVFEYYFPNGRIKAPAQLIATNVHVNFDNFLFLNDVQATQQTFDALMRPRQQLIRRSVNELQVKEILYGGPLNLPVAETRAGIIGGRNADSLGLSYKPNFASGFNYDSMTLSKTSVLGAAAGYENPFSSSVAYSKDPLMQITGIGSGGNFTAGKKDDHYLQLTYGNAQGNIFNYTPNDLISITRVSSDSTTTITYLNKEEVAFAEARIKGNDTLKTQYEYDRNMRLVATYQPNYYNSSLAGNSNFIRTQDYDYTGNKISETSSDAGTSQYIYDLSGRLRFRIDAAGMAANPDTIIYIKYDQQNRVIEEGFLQQNWNSTTLQDIADTSNSYPTSGNYFWRKRYTYDTYTGDSIYQGKLTGVAVNWNADAIPDIYETYWYDRYGQVTGKGLKVLDFDTTTRIVQYTYDQQGRTTGVQFPGTGYPGLVYTYDGTSNLTSIGIPGDTSYYATYDYGYATTERLNKGTFMRSYNYTENGWINSINDQLFNEKVTYAYKNTKDGPQYYDGKIQALSDYYKNTNQSIQASYSYDNNGRLAVANLGANNPWSMGIKTPLSYDNNGNILSLQTGTTNALQFQYQAGTNKVNTVQGFNQNYTYNGNGSITAAPYGVNSIQYDPLSGLTLSMKNRSGNTLSFEYDGKDQRVLKTVQYGNDSTQQRLYVHGLNDYPLYEVTKTTTTPAVNTFYIYGPKGMVAMQQGAKRYFVIRDYLNSTRLLIDTNNVTKATFNYNSYGTISYSSVDTALVKMPVDYLYTGQEYDAESGLYNYRARLYDPGSGRFYSTDPAQQYPSPYVYAGNNPISYTDPTGAWSFWGVVTAVAVAVVVVAVVAIIVVAAPVAAGAAALTATSAAVLKVAVVAGLAAGSVLYVSNAANLPSSPVISTSNNTNSTTPVAPPPVAPPIDATGDGITAPVNVTQKDFGVTSRPIAGRYSIVNLTKATPFVPDNSSNSTVNCPTGGAPPYAVFPYRPIIAASGQTPINAPWTDLYDQTLYINSNFFDISDGLNPYIASCTNILGLSVSNNNAISNWQTYPAWSSGGLSYYLDAMVIYKDGAPAANGKKAEMVRYKDLTPDFITQNVAYAVGGMYYIRNGEDTSKVFGDIVSRTSPKGRTAVGIDDSGTHLLVLEVDSKLQGTSEGVTFADMVKFFTSRGYNNVMNLDGDGSSAFYYKKNATTISSLPMDTYNGNLRLHRPIPNFLGFK, from the coding sequence ATGAAACTAATTCATCCAGGCCGCCCCAAGGCATTGCTGTTCTATGTATCCATCTTATCGTCCTGCTTTGTTCAGGCTCAATCTCATCCGGACGCTATTTATCCCATACCTCCCAATCCTGCATATACCTTATTGCATAAGGACATCAACCTGTTCACCGGTGACGTCAACAATACGTTTGATCTGATAGGTATTACGGGCAATAACGTCAGCTTCAATCTTACGGCTTTGTATAACAGTCGATCTGCCGCTCTCAATAATGCTAACCCCAACGGATACCAGAACAATGCATTAGGAGGTAACGGCTGGAAACTGATGGACTATCCCAAAATAGCAAAGGATGCATCAGGGATCTACATGCTGGATGGTTATGCGGTTTACCCTTTAACCCAAACGGGTACTAATACCTACACACCAGGCGGCAAATATTATTTATGGCAGGTGAGCCTCATCAATAACAGCAGCTGGGATATAGCCACTGCAGAAGGTCTCCATTATCTTTTTAATACCAGGTCCGTACCATTGCCCAACGCGAATGTATGGAATATGACCACCATCAAAGATGCGGTATGGGGAGATTCCCTGCGTTTCAATTACTCCGGAACAGGCAACCTGACCAGCGTGAACAACACCTCCGGAGATACGCTGTTACTAAACTACAATGGCATACTGCAATCTGTTACACATCGTAAGAACGGGAACCTGATCGCCAATATAGGGCTTAGCTATCAGCAGGTGAACGGCCATCCTAATTTATCGGCCATCAAACATTATCACCAGGTTTATGGGCAGCATGCGGATCAGATGGCAGGCGGTTATAACTTCACTTACTGGCCAAACACAGGAAACAATTATGCTAATGCCATGGCCACCTTCACTGATCAGGCCGGTGCTGTTACCACCTACTCCTACATTCCCAATGCCGGTGGCAATAGTTACAGAACGGTACAACTGGCCGTGAATGACGGCTATAGTAATAACTCCGGTGATACTACTGATCTCAATACCTACACCGCCATTGTATATGATACAACGAATGTGATCACAGACCTTTCCGGCATTTACCATTATTACAATATCGTGAATACTTATCCGGGGATCCGTTATGGCATGCCATACAATTATGGCAGTATAACATATGGATTCTTAAATGGCCTCCCTGCTCAATCATTAAAGCAACTGCCGGGCGGATACAGTATCGGCAGTGTACACAGCCCTGCCCTGCAGGGATGCCAGTACCTGTACCTGGTGAACAGCGATACCAGCAATATCACCACCACACTTCATTACTGGAGTGGCAACACTTTTCCACAGCTGGATAAATTCTACAACCAGTTACATGGTGTGGGCAAGTGGGTATCTTATACTTATGGTACTCCTTACAATTTAATTGTGCAGGTGGCTACTTCCCGCAGAACGCCGGAACCACTAAGCCCTGCAGTGAATACGGACTCTGTTACTACCTCCATTCAATATGCCTTCCAGCAATATCCTGCGCTGGCAGCTCCCAATATCCACCTGATCAGTGCAACGGCAGGAGAAATTGAATCTGTGCAGGAAGACCTGCAGGGTGCATTTAAGATCACCGCCTGCAAATGTACACAGTGGACACAATGGAACCAGCAGGGCTTACCTGGCAGCAGCGGAAACTGGGGGCCATGGAAACGTGTAAGCATGCGGGATAGTCTTGCCACTGTAGAAGATTGCCCTACTATCACGGCATCTTCTTCGCAATGGATCGTGAACACAACTTATAACAGCCGGAACCAGGCAGGTTTTGCCACAGACAGCAGTGATGCAACAGGAGACCGTGATGCAGCCATTTATGCGGTATCTCCAAATGCAGGACGTTTGGTGGCACAATTCACAAATGCCAGTGTTACTAACCAGGAAGCCGCCTACACAGGGTTTGAATCTTATGAGAACTCCAGTGGATGGAATCCGGATCAGGGCACTGTTACAAATGCTTATTCACATACCGGCAGGTCATGTTACATGCCCGGAGCAGGAGGTTATCCTTTGAACAGATTCCGGCCTGTACGTCAGAACCAGGTTTACCGGTATGGTTTCTGGTATCGCATGGATACTTTATCTGCCTATATGCAGTACCAGTATTTTGACAGCCTGAACAACAGGTACGAAACCAAGGCATATCCCTTGCTGCCCACCAATGGAAAATGGACCTGGTTCTCCTGTGTAATGGATTTTCCTGCAGAACAAATATTACACCCCAATGTGATCTTCCAGGTAGATACTTACATTTATACGAATGACCCGCAGTCGAATCTTGCAGTGGATGATGTAAGCTTTATGCCGGTGAACAGCAGCTTCGATGCCAGCGTGTATGAAACGCATCGGGGATTTACAACTGCCAGCTTAGGCATGAACGGCCAGGCTACTTTCTATGTGCGGGACCGCTACAACAAAACTATAGCAGAAATAGGCCCCGGCAGCGGTGATCAGATAAGCCAGGTGACCATCCCCTACAATTCCAGGGAAGGCAGTTTGCATACTACCGGCAAAGATACTTTCGATCCCATCTACCCTAACATGTCACTGAACCTTAATGCACATAAAGGCGGTACCTGGGATCCCTTCGCTAATCCCAATTCAAAGGTCTTTCCGGCCAGCGGCATGGTGAATATGCAGATTATCAACAACTGGCTTACTACAACAGGCTCTCCCGCATCGGCCACCTTTGCGGGCAATATTAACCAGGAGAATATTGCGCTGTATACCGAGATCTTCCCTGACAGTCTGACCGCCAACAGCGAAACAGGTTTTGCCTTTCAGCTGGATAGCCTGGCGGCTGGTAAAGACAGCATCATATCTACCAGCACGCTGAAGTTTGTACTTACACAGGGGTTTGCCAAACTATATCATGGTAACATGATCTGTAAAACTCAGCCCCTGATGCATGTGCCACATTACAACACCATGATGGTCACCATCTCAAATGGTAACTTCCTGATCGCTTATCTCAATGGCCGGTATGTTTTTGAATATTACTTCCCGAACGGACGTATCAAAGCACCTGCGCAACTGATAGCCACCAATGTGCACGTGAACTTCGACAACTTTCTTTTCCTCAACGATGTACAGGCCACGCAGCAAACATTCGATGCCCTGATGCGGCCGAGGCAGCAACTGATCAGGCGCAGTGTAAATGAATTGCAGGTAAAAGAAATACTGTATGGCGGGCCGCTTAACTTACCTGTAGCAGAAACAAGAGCAGGGATCATTGGCGGCAGGAATGCAGACAGCCTGGGTCTTAGCTACAAACCCAACTTCGCCAGCGGCTTTAATTATGATTCCATGACGCTGAGTAAAACGAGTGTATTGGGTGCAGCAGCAGGATATGAAAATCCTTTCAGCTCATCTGTAGCTTATAGTAAAGATCCTTTGATGCAGATCACCGGCATTGGCAGTGGCGGCAATTTCACGGCAGGTAAAAAAGATGATCATTACCTGCAACTCACCTATGGTAATGCACAGGGAAACATCTTCAACTATACACCAAACGATCTGATCAGCATCACCCGTGTATCCAGTGACAGTACCACTACTATCACTTACCTGAATAAAGAAGAGGTGGCTTTTGCAGAAGCACGTATCAAAGGAAACGACACACTGAAAACACAATACGAATATGATCGCAACATGCGCCTGGTTGCTACTTATCAACCTAATTATTATAATTCCTCATTAGCCGGCAACAGTAATTTCATCCGCACACAGGACTATGATTATACCGGCAATAAGATCAGTGAAACATCTTCCGATGCCGGTACCAGCCAATACATTTATGATCTCTCAGGACGTTTGCGTTTCCGTATTGATGCTGCGGGTATGGCAGCCAACCCGGATACGATCATTTACATTAAATACGATCAGCAGAACAGGGTGATAGAAGAAGGTTTCCTGCAACAGAACTGGAACAGCACCACTTTACAGGATATCGCAGATACCAGCAACTCCTATCCTACCAGCGGAAATTATTTCTGGCGGAAGAGATATACCTATGACACTTATACCGGCGATAGCATCTACCAGGGAAAACTCACGGGTGTAGCCGTGAACTGGAATGCAGATGCCATCCCCGATATCTACGAAACATACTGGTACGACCGTTACGGACAGGTTACAGGTAAAGGATTAAAGGTACTGGACTTTGATACTACTACAAGGATTGTACAGTATACTTATGATCAGCAAGGCCGTACCACTGGTGTTCAATTCCCCGGCACAGGTTACCCCGGATTGGTTTACACCTATGATGGCACCAGCAACCTCACCTCCATAGGAATTCCGGGAGATACTTCTTACTACGCCACTTACGACTATGGCTATGCCACCACGGAACGGCTGAACAAGGGAACATTCATGCGTAGCTACAATTATACAGAGAACGGCTGGATCAATAGTATCAATGATCAGCTCTTCAACGAAAAAGTGACCTATGCTTATAAGAATACAAAAGACGGCCCGCAATATTACGATGGGAAGATCCAGGCGCTCAGTGATTATTATAAAAACACCAACCAGTCCATACAAGCCAGTTACAGCTACGATAATAATGGCAGGCTGGCAGTAGCCAACCTGGGTGCAAATAATCCCTGGAGTATGGGTATTAAAACACCACTCAGTTATGATAACAACGGCAACATCCTTTCGTTGCAGACGGGAACTACCAATGCTTTGCAATTCCAGTACCAGGCAGGCACCAATAAAGTAAATACGGTGCAGGGCTTCAACCAGAATTATACGTATAACGGGAACGGCAGTATCACAGCTGCGCCTTATGGTGTGAACAGCATTCAATACGATCCCCTATCCGGTCTTACACTTAGTATGAAGAACAGGTCCGGAAATACCTTATCTTTTGAATACGATGGTAAAGATCAGCGTGTATTAAAAACCGTGCAGTATGGTAACGACTCCACACAGCAACGTTTATATGTACACGGCTTAAATGATTATCCATTATATGAGGTCACCAAAACAACTACAACACCAGCGGTCAACACCTTTTACATTTATGGCCCCAAAGGCATGGTAGCCATGCAACAGGGTGCTAAACGGTATTTTGTAATACGGGATTATCTCAATTCTACGAGGCTGCTGATAGATACCAATAATGTTACAAAAGCCACATTCAATTATAATTCCTACGGTACCATTTCCTATTCTTCAGTAGATACGGCTCTCGTAAAAATGCCGGTAGATTACCTGTATACGGGGCAGGAATACGATGCAGAAAGCGGGTTATACAATTACCGGGCAAGGTTATATGATCCCGGGAGCGGGCGCTTCTATTCAACAGATCCGGCACAGCAGTACCCCAGCCCTTATGTGTACGCAGGAAATAACCCCATCTCCTATACAGACCCAACAGGTGCCTGGAGTTTTTGGGGTGTGGTAACCGCAGTGGCAGTGGCTGTAGTGGTAGTGGCAGTAGTTGCAATAATAGTAGTAGCTGCTCCTGTAGCGGCCGGTGCAGCAGCTTTAACAGCCACTTCAGCGGCTGTTCTCAAAGTCGCTGTGGTTGCAGGGCTTGCTGCGGGATCTGTTTTGTATGTGTCTAATGCAGCAAATCTACCCAGTAGCCCTGTAATATCAACAAGCAACAACACTAACTCCACAACTCCTGTAGCACCACCTCCTGTAGCCCCTCCGATAGATGCCACAGGAGATGGCATCACAGCCCCTGTAAATGTAACGCAGAAAGATTTTGGTGTTACCAGCAGACCTATTGCCGGCAGGTATTCCATCGTTAATCTTACAAAGGCTACTCCCTTTGTACCTGATAACTCATCTAACAGCACAGTTAACTGCCCAACAGGCGGCGCCCCTCCTTATGCTGTTTTCCCTTACAGGCCTATTATTGCAGCATCAGGGCAAACACCTATTAACGCTCCATGGACAGATCTCTATGATCAAACTTTATATATCAATTCCAATTTCTTTGATATCAGCGATGGGCTGAATCCTTACATAGCATCCTGCACAAATATCCTCGGTCTCAGCGTCAGCAATAATAACGCTATATCCAACTGGCAGACTTACCCGGCATGGTCATCCGGTGGACTGAGCTATTACCTGGATGCAATGGTGATCTACAAAGATGGCGCACCGGCAGCTAACGGAAAAAAAGCAGAGATGGTCCGTTACAAAGACCTTACACCTGATTTCATTACGCAAAACGTGGCTTATGCAGTAGGCGGCATGTACTACATCCGCAACGGGGAAGATACCAGCAAGGTATTTGGAGATATTGTGAGCAGAACTTCTCCCAAAGGACGTACTGCAGTAGGCATAGATGATTCGGGTACACATCTCCTGGTGCTTGAAGTAGATAGCAAACTCCAGGGGACAAGTGAGGGCGTTACGTTTGCTGACATGGTAAAATTTTTCACCAGCCGCGGATACAATAATGTAATGAACCTGGATGGCGATGGGTCCAGCGCATTTTATTATAAGAAAAACGCTACCACCATTTCCAGTCTGCCCATGGATACATACAATGGTAATCTGCGCCTGCATCGTCCTATTCCTAATTTCCTTGGCTTCAAATAA
- a CDS encoding DUF4430 domain-containing protein — protein MPNTISLAVQGGATINNIPWTSGMNAQQVMEAAYNTFVNPPMLPRLSYWVEYFGASLGYFVSMLDGTTQMGNKYWMLYVNDVLATEGIDTTIVNDGDAVSFKYQAYSPGLHGHTLMAQVHALKTK, from the coding sequence ATGCCGAACACAATAAGCCTGGCCGTACAGGGAGGGGCCACCATCAATAATATTCCCTGGACAAGCGGCATGAATGCACAGCAGGTGATGGAAGCCGCTTACAACACGTTCGTGAATCCGCCTATGCTACCCAGGCTCTCTTATTGGGTGGAATACTTCGGCGCTTCACTGGGATACTTTGTTAGCATGCTGGACGGCACTACCCAGATGGGCAACAAGTACTGGATGCTGTATGTAAATGATGTACTGGCAACCGAAGGAATAGATACCACTATTGTAAACGATGGGGATGCCGTATCTTTTAAATACCAGGCATATTCCCCGGGGCTGCATGGCCATACACTCATGGCACAGGTACAT